From the genome of uncultured Bacteroides sp.:
TGCAATGTATGCTTTGCCAACCCAAAGTATAAAAGATGAGAATGGAGGATGGTCCGGTCCAATAGGAAATGCTTATTGGTATGGTGACATTCGCAATCCGATTGGTACGGCAGAAACAACCCATAACAATACAAAAGGATATAACTTACTGGCAAATATTTCTGCCGAAATAACTTTAGCCAAATATCTGAAGTTTAAAAGTACTTTTGGGTACGATGCTAAATTCTGGTATGAAAATAACTTCACTCCAGCTTATGCCTGGAAACCGATTGCCGTAGCAGAATCAAGTCGTTTCCAATCAAGCAAGAAATCATTTACTTACTTATGGGATAACTATTTCACTTATGATAATTTCTTTGGCAAACACCATGTTAGTGTAATGGCAGGTACGAGTGCTCAGAATAATAAATATGATTTTATTTCTGCCCAAAAAAGTGGTTTCTTGTATGATTCAGTAAGTCAGTTGGGTAATGGTTCTACAATCAAAAGTGCTGATGGTAATCAAGATGAATGGGCTATATTCTCTTTGATGGCTCGCGCAAATTATGATTATGCTGACAAATATTTATTAACCGCCACTGTTCGTCGCGATGGTTCATCTCGTTTTGGTTCCGGACATAAATATGGTATTTTCCCATCATTCTCAACAGCCTGGAGAATATCACAAGAAAGCTGGTTCCCTAAAACAAATGTTATTGATGATTTGAAATTCCGTTTTGGATATGGAATTACCGGTAATCAGGAAATTGGTAATTACAAATTTGCATCAACTTATAGTACAGGAGTTTATAGCTTTGGTGGTACAACAGTAAATGCCTTGTCAACTGTTACTATGGCAAATCCAAACATTCATTGGGAAGAAGTTCGTCAAACCAATCTGGGTTTTGATCTTTCTATGTTAAATCGTCGCGTATACTTTGCCGTCGATGCTTATATAAAAAATACTTGTGATATGTTGGTAAAAGCTGCTATTCCTATTACATCGGGATTCGAAGACACAACAACAACCTTTACCAATGCCGGTAAAGTTCAGAATAAAGGTGTTGAAATGACTCTGAACACAGTTAACTTTAATGATGCATTCAAGTGGGAAACATCCATTACTGCCACTTACAATAAAAACAAGATTGTTGACTTAAATAGTAACACTCCTTTGTATGAGAGCCAGTATAATAATTCTTACCTGACAATTCAGAAAGTTGGAGCTCCGATCAATGCTTTTTATGGCTATGTTACAGGAGGTATTTTCCAGACAAGTGATGAAGTTGCCAAACACGCCGTTCAAGTACAAGGTGGTACAGCTGCCGGTGATATCAAGTTTAATGATCTGAACAATGATGGTGTTATTAATGAAAACGACCGTACAATCATTGGTAATCCTAATCCAGACTGGATATTCTCCATGAATAACACATTCTCTTATAAAGGTTTCGATCTTTCAATCTTTTTACAGGGAGTTGAAGGCAATGATATTTATAATGTGAATGCTATCAGTTCCGAAGGTATGTCTGCTGCATACAACCAGACAACAGCAGTTCTTAACCGATGGACAGGAGAAGGTACCAGCTATTCAATGCCACGTGCAGTCTATGCAGATCCTAATCAAAACTGTCGTGCTTCCAATCGTTTCATTGAAAACGGCTCTTATTTGCGTGTCAAGAATGTAACTTTAGGTTATACTTTCCCTCAACAATGGATTAAAAAGATGAGCATTAATTCTGCCCGTATTAATATGTCTTGTGAGAACCTGGTTACATTTACTAATTACTCTGGTTTTGATCCTGAAGTTGCTATCAACGGAATTGACAGTAGCCGTTATCCATTGTCTCGTACCTTCAGCTTAGGCCTTAATGTTAACTTCTAAAGAATATTTATATGAAAAAGATTATATATTCAGCACTGATTCTAATGGGATTAACCCTTTCATCCTGCAGTGATTATTTGGATAAATACCCTTCAGATGCGGTCAGCACCAATGCAAAAATCACTGAAAATATTGCAATTGCCCTTACAAATGCCTGTTATAAGCCACTTCAGTCATCAAATCTTTATAATATGCGTATGTGGTCGCTTGATATTATAGGAAGCAATAGCAATGTAGGTGCAGGTGGAGGTACTGATGGTATTGAAACAGTTCAGGCTGCAAACTTCACAGCAACCATTGATAATGGTTTTGCACTCTATATCTGGCGTAGCCCCTGGGTAGGAATTGCTCAGTGTAATACTGTATTGCAGAGTGTTGCAAATGCTGACATTAACGAAGATATAAAGAATCGCTGCATGGGCGAAGCTTACTTCCTGCGTGCACATTACTATTTTATTCTGGCTCAGCTATTCGGAGGAGTTCCTGTGGAGACTGCTCCCCACGATGCTAGTCAGGGTACGGATATTGCCCGCAATACATTGGATGAGACCTATACACAGATTATTTCAGACTGTCAGAATGCAATCAATCTTTTACCCGAGAAGAAGAGCTACAGCTCTACAGATTTAGGACGTGCCTGCAAAGATGCAGCATGCACTCAGCTGGCAAAGGTATATTTGGTATTAGCCCCAAATCATACTGAATATTATCAGAAGGTTGCAGACCTTTGCGATCAGGTTACAAGCATGGGATATGATCTGAGCGGTTACAAATATGCCGATAACTTTGGTATAAAGGCCAATAATGGTGCCGAATCTATTTTTGAAATTCAATATACAGGAGATACTTCCACAGATGGCCAGTCATCTTGGTTAAGTACCTTTATGGGGCCTCGTAATTCCCGTATGGTTGCTGGAGGGTATGGTTGGAATCAGCCAACAAAGGAATTTGTAGATTCTTATGAAACGGGTGATTTGCGTAAAGATGTTACTGTCCTTTATTCCGGTTGCCCTGATTTTAATGGTATTGCCTATGACCCTTCATGGTCTTACACAGGTTACAACGTACGTAAGTTTCTTGTTAGCAAGAAAGATTCTCCTGAAACAAACACTAATCCAAGTAACTTTGTAGTTTATCGCTATGCAGATATTCTTTTGATGAAAGCTGAAGCATTGAATGAAATGAGCAAGACAACAGCTGCCGAAATTCCGTTAAACATAGTCCGCAAGCGTGCCGGTCTAACTAATATTAGTGGAAAGTCTCAGTCGGATATGCGAGAAGTGATTATACACGAACGTCGCATGGAGTTTGCTTTTGAAGGTCAGCGTTGGTTCGACCTGATCCGTATCGGGAAAAATGGAGAATATGCTATCAACTACCTGAAATCTATTGGAAAAACAAATGTTACTAAAGAACGTCTGTTACTACCTATCCCTCAGACAGAAATGGATAGCAATAATGCAATGGTGCAGAATCCAGGTTATTAATCACTCATAGATATTATCAAAATAAGAAAATATGAAAAAAATATATAGCATATTATTAGTCCTTGCCGGGTGTATAGCATTTACAGCATGCAGTGATAATTTAATGGAATTGAACAAAGGTGAGAAAGAACTTGCTCTGACTGTCACTGAAACCAATGTTATTCTTAATGAAAATAATGCTGCCGGCGATGGTATTACTTTCAATTGGACAACCGGCACCAATAAAGGAACCAATGCAGCAATCAGCTATTCCCTTGAAATTGATAAAGCAGGTAATAACTTTGCCAAAGCTTACTACGTAGATCTTGGTCAGCAGGTTAATTCTCTGAAATATACCGTTGAAAATTTGAATGAGATTATTACCAAAGAACTGGGTGTAGATTACAATAAATCAGTTGATCTGGAAGCACGTATCACAGCAACTGTTGCCGATGCCAATGTTGAAGTACAAACAGCAAAAGCAAGTTTCGCTGCTACAACTTATAAGCCAGTATCATCTACTTTATATCTTATTGGTAGTGCAACTCCCAACGGATTTAATGCAGATAATGCAGCCGCAATGCAACGAACCACAAATGGTATTTTTACCTGGAGTGGCAACCTGAATAAAGGAACCTTTAAGTTTATTACAACATTAGGCAGCTTTATACCTTCCTATAATCGTGATGCTACATCCAGTGATTTGAAACTGATTTACCGTAGTTCCTTTGATAACCCGGATGAACAATTCTCTATTGATGAAGCTGGTTATTACACAATTAAAGTCAATCTATTAAATCTTTCTATTTCTGTGGTAAAGAGCGCAACAGCTGTTCCTCCGTATAGTAAGCTCTGGTTTGTCGGATCATTCTCCAGCTGGAATTTTGTGGAAATGACACAAGATCCTGTCAATCCGTTTATTTTCCGTTACGGAGCTGTCTTTAACTGGAATGATGGTGGTGATTTTAAGTTTGCTACAGTTCAAGACTGGAATAACATGTATCATCCTACTACTGCAAATGCGCCTTATACATGGACCGCTGTAAAACTTGACGATTCAGGTGACAATAAGTGGTCAATGACGCAAGGCCAGTGTGGCAAGGCATACAAGATAGCTCTTGATATAACTCCAGGCAAAGAATCAATGATTATGACCGAGTTTACTCCTTATGCAGGTATTTATATGGTTGGCGACGCTACCCCTAATGGCTGGAGTGTAGATGATGCAACAGCTATGACGGCAGTAGATGCATACACCTTTACCTGGACAGGAAACCTGACAGCTGGCGATATTAAGTTCACATGCGATAAACAAGGTGACTGGATGGGTGCCTGGTTTATGGCTTCTGTTGATGGTAAGGCTTTAACTGAAGGTACAGAGAATATAACTTTTGTTGATAAGCATATTGCAAAGAATGGAGATATTGACCGGAAATGGAAAGTAAGTACAGCAGGTAAATATACTATTTCACTGAACCAGTTAACAGAGAAAATGACAGTTACTAAGAATTAATAACTATACCAATGAGAATTAACAGAACAATTATATCTTTATTATTTGTATGTCTGATTCCTTTAAATGGAGCTTGTTCCAGTGGAGAAGGCTCCACCGGAACAGGTGGTGATACTCCTGAACAAAATGTTACTTTTGTAACATTGTCAACAGACAAAGCGTGTTATTCACCGGGAGAGACAGTTACGTTTACTTCTAGCAGCTTGCCATCTTCAGCCAAAGCAGCATACTACTATTTGGGTGATAAGTTAAGCGAACAGCCACTCTCTTCTACAACATGGAACTGGACTGCCCCGTCTACCGATTATCGTGGTTATATGGTTAAAGTATATACTACAACCAGTGACGGAAAAGAAACGACTTTAGGTTCTATTGCCGTAGATGTATCAAGTGACTGGACACAGTTTCCTCGTTATGGATTTCTTTCCAATTTCGATGACATGTCAACTTCAGCTATCAACTCTGTTATTACCAGCTTGAAGCGTTATCATATCAATGGATTGCAATTCTACGACTGGCAGTACAAGCACCACAAACCCTTAGCTGGCACTCCGGATAAACCGGACAATAACTGGACAGATATTGCAAACCGCAACACATCGCTTACTACGGTGAAAAACTATATTTCAGCTGCTCATAAAGCGGGCATGAAAACAATGTTCTATAACTTATGCTATGGAGTACTTTCCGATGCAGCTTCCGATGGTGCAGAAACTTCATGGAACCTGTATAAAGACCGTAATCACAGCAACCGCGATGTTTGCTCTTTGAGTGCTCCTATGTTTAAGAGTTCAATCTATCTGGTCGATCCCAATAATACAGGTTGGCAAAACTATCTGGCAAAACAGAATAATGATGTTTATTCAGTTTTTGATTTTGACGGATATCATATTGATCAGTTGGGCGATCGTGGTGCTGACTATGATTACAATGGAAATGCTATTGATATGGCAGCCGGCTTTAAGACGTTTATTCAGGCTATGAAGGCAAAACACCCCGGCAAACGATTGGTTATGAATGCTGTTGCCCGGTATGGACAACAGAAAATTGCCGAAAGTGGTAATGTAGACTTCCTGTATAATGAGGTTTGGAGTAATGATGCAAATTATTCTTCGTTGAAAGATATTATTGACGAAAACACCTCCTATGGAAATTATAAAACTGTGTTTGCTGCTTATATGAATTATGATAAGGCCAATAGCAAAGGTTATTTCAACACCCCGGGAGTTATTTTAGCTGATGCAGTTATGTTTGCGTTGGGTGGATCACACCTCGAGATGGGTGAACACATGCTTGGCAAGGAATATTTCCCGAACAGCAATCTTCAAATGGACGGCACTCTTCAGAAAGCAATGGTTAGCTATTATGATTTTCTTACCGGTTATGAGAATCTGTTGCGTAACGGTGGCTCATTTTCTACAGTCGACCTCAGTTGCACTAATGGAAAGATGAATGTATCCGCATGGCCTCCATCCACAGGAAATGTATCCGTACTGGCTAAAAAGGTGAAGAGCAAATGCGAAGTGATTCATCTTATCAATCTTTCCAATGCCAATTATTTCAGCTGGCGAGATCTAGACGGAAGTATGCCCGAACCCTCTTTGATTTCTACTCCTTCTTTGAGATTAAAAGAGTCGAATACCATTAAAAGAATATGGTTTGCGTCACCGGACATTGATGGTGGCATAAGTCAGGAGGTAGAATTTCATCAGAGTGCAGCCAGTGTAACCTTTAAGTTACCATCATTGAAATACTGGGACATGATTGTTGTTGAATATCAATAATCAGCCTCCTAATATCAGTAAATATTATGAATAAATTACAGATAGGTATTATGTTTTTGTGTGCTGTATGTTTGTCCTCTTGCTCATCACTGAGCAAGCAGGACAACATCCTCACCACTCAAAAATATAAATGGTACTCAGATCGGATTGTTCAAGGTAATTATACAGGAAAAGCACTTTCAGGCACAGCACTGGAATCAAATTATCAAAGTCCTGTCAATTTGTACAAACCGGCTCTCATTCATTTTAAATTTGCCATAAACGGTAAAGACAACGAAATGCCCTCGGGGCAAGATCATAGTTTTATTTGCAAAGCCATCAGTGGAAAGTCAGAGACTCCAGTTATCAAATTTGGTGAATTGCTTAAAGCAGATAAGCAGGAAGCAGAGGGAGTAATTCTTCAGCAAAGCACAGAATTAACCATCCGTCTGGATATGCGCGAAATGCTGAAAGCCTTCAATAATCAGGGATATTACGTAACCCGCACAGGACAGAAAATCTATAAGGAAGATTTTAAAGGAGTGTATGTAGCAGGTGATGCCGATCCTCTGATATGGGATTTTGATAATCTGGTAAATCACCCCATCCTGCAATTGACCGATGAAGATGGAGATGGAATTTATGAAACCAGACTCACATTGAATGATACAAGCAAACAACGCGGAGGCATTTTCCGATGGTCGCTAAAGAATGATATTTCGGCTTGTCCTCAGTTGAAAGCTCCCACTAAACTTGAAAATGCTATTTACAATCTGGCACTGGATGAAATGCAAAACGCAATCGAAAAGGATAGCACTCTGCGAACCGGTAAAGAATGGCCCGGAGTGTGGACTCGTGATGTAAGTTACAGCATTATCTTAAGTATGGCATATATGCAGCCCAAAGTATCAATGAACAGTTTGATGCGGAAAGTCAATTCTCGTGGACGGATTATTCAGGATACGGGAACTGGTGGTGCATGGCCATGTTCCAGCGACCGGATGGTATGGGCTATTGCAGCTTACGAAATTTATAAAGTAACAGGTGACCAACAATGGTTGAAAACCATCTACCCTATCATTAAGAATTCTCTGGAAGACGACTTTGAAACAGTCTACAATCCAAGAAATGGTTTGATGATGGGAGAATCTTCATTCATTGACTGGCGCGAGCAAAGTTACCCCAGATGGATGCAGCCGGCTGATATTTATCAGTCGGAATGTATTGGTACCAATGCAGTTCATTATCAGGCATTGAATGTATTTAGCCATATAGCAAAGCTTTTAGGTCAGGAAGAAGTATCCGGACAATATGCACAGAAAGCTTTAGCATTAAAAGAGGCAATCAACAAAAATCTGTGGATGGCCGATAAAGGTTATTATGCACAATATCTTTATGGTAGGAACAATTACATCAAATCACCCAAAAGTGAATCGTTGGGTGAAGCATTAGCTGTGTTGTTTGATGTAGCCTCTCCCGAACAAGCAAAGCAAGTGACCGAGAATAATCCGATTGTTCCTTTTGGTGCGCCCATTTTTTATCCTCAAATTGCCGATATGCCGCCTTACCACAACAATGCCGTGTGGCCTTTTGTTTCGTCCTACTGGATGCACGCATCTGCAAAAGGAGGAAATGAAGCCGGAGTGATGCAGGCCATTGGCAGTATTTATCGCGCTGCGGCTCTGTTCTGCACCAATAAAGAAAATTTCGTAGCCGAATCCGGCGATTTTCTAGGTACGCAGATCAATTCAAGTAATATGTTGTGGAGCTTATCCGGCAACCTCAGCATCACTCATCGCCTGCTTTTCGGTATTCGATTCGGAGATAATCAGTTGAGCTTCTCTCCGTTCGTACCCAAAGCCTTGAAAGGAAAACGTCAATTAACCGGCTTTCCTTATCGAAATGCAATGCTGGATATATCTTTAGAAGGGTATGGAAATAGGATAAAGTCATTTTTCATTGATGGAAAAGAGAGTGAACCCGTGATCGATGCAAACCTCACCGGACATCATTCAGTTAAAATTGTAATGGAAGATAATGAATTTCAACCCATGAAAATCAACCTTGTAGAAAATGCTTCATCACCATTAATGCCTGTTGTACAGTTGAATGAAGGCAAATTGCAATGGCAGCCCATTGAAAGTGCAGTGAAGTATGAAGTATATAAAGACGGAAAGTTATGGAAAGAGACTTCAGATTGCTCCATCTTGTTAGGAGATGAAAAAGGAGAATTCCAGGTTGCAGCAATTCAAAAAGGCGGATTCACCTCTTTTGCCAACGAACCGACTCAAATATTCCCTTCACAGATTTATGATGTAGAGCAGTTCTCCCCGAAGTCCTCAGCCAATTACCAGGGATATAAAGGCGATGGCTTTGTCGAAATCAATAAGAAAGAAAACACTAATATTGAAATCGATATAACGATAAGTACAGAAGGCAATTATACATTCGACTGGCGTTATGCCAATGGTAATGGCCCTACCAATACCGAAAATGAATGTGCAATCCGTACCCTCTTTATCGATGGACAAAAAGCTGGAGTTAGTATATTCCCTCAAAGAGGAAAGCATGAGTGGAGCAACTGGGGATGGAGCAATCCTCTTCAAGTTCACCTTTCAGCCGGAAAGCATAAAATTTCCCTAACCTATATGCCATATAATGAAAACATGAATCTTGTTATCAACCAGGCAATGCTTGATGAGCTTCGTGTTACTAAGCTTAATTAAGTTGAATAAAATGGGGAGCTATCTGATTTTTGAGGATAGCTCCCCATTTATTATACACATTTAGCTGGCATTGCATTTTATAACTCCTTCTGCTTAAGATATGACTAAAATAGCTTTTTGCCGTTTAAAATATTAATTCCAAATTCTTTTGCTACACAACTCTGCTTGAATGGATTGATTTTTTGAACTGTGTCGTCATATTTAAAAAACGAACCTGTGTTTTTAAACCAAAAGGTTTTTCCAGCTTTAACACATTGCTCCCGAATATCTAAAACCCAATCGTAATTACATATACGAGCTTCTCGTCCTGTTTCACCACCTACGGTAACATGCTCAATTCCGTCAAGATAAGCCGATATATCAATAGCGCCCAAAAGTGGTGCAGCTGCTATAAATCTCCTTTTAATGGGATAGGATAGAAACAAAGGCAGTCGATAATCAGCTGATTCCTGATTTTCAATTGTGCACCCTATATTCACATTATCATATCCGTCACCCCAATCGTTTGGGAGAGAAATATTAAAGCGATCAATACGTTTAGTTATAATCAAAAAGTCAAGGTCAGGTCGTTTCTTTATCATTGCCCAAGCTTCTGAACGCCATTCATCAGCTTCTGCAATAAAAAAATCGCTTGCGAAACAAGTTGCAACAATCTTTCCGCTTTGAATTTTATATATACCCTTTGTCATTTTAGCTATAGGTTTATCAAATTCGTTCGTTTTATATACATTATTTTGTCCGAAACGTTTTGAGAAAGGACCATAGAAATAGCAGTAAGTGCAACCATCGCTTATTTTATAACAACCTGTCCACGGTTCCCAATTCATATTACTGAGTAGCTAAAGGTGTAAAAAACTCAATTAAATTTTCTTCCGGGTCTCGCAAGTGAACAACTCTCATTCCCCAGTCGGGCATATCAGTCGGTTCATTAATAAAGTTAATGCCTTTTTCTAAAAATGCTCGATAGGTATCATCCACATTCTCTACTTCAAAAACAACCATTGATTTTTCCCTGTAACCAATCGGTTGTGTTTTTTCAACATTTCCAACAGCTGGAGCCATAAAATCAGAAACAAAAATGGCAAATCCTTCAATCCCGTCTGCCACTTTAAATGAAGCATAACATCCGTTTTCATCTCCCCAAAGTGGTTCAAATCCTAATTGTTCTGTGTAAAATTTAAAGCATTTTTTGTAGTCTTTGACTAACAATCTTACGTTACTGAATTTCATAAATATTCAATTTAAATTTATTTCTATTATTTGTTTTTATATTGTTAAATATGACCAATCTGTGATCTATTGAGTTTTTGAGTGAATGGTGTATATTCAACTTCACATATTATTTTAATCCTATATTTATTGCAAATCACAATTTTGATTTTAGATCATTTATTATATGCAACATGTTATAGAATTTCCAATCTGTCCAATGGATTTTTGATTTGATTAAATCCTTTGGTGGTTGTATGCATATTAATTTTAGTTGTTTTATTTCTTGCATCCCAAAGGTAAAAATATTATTTATATTAGCAACTTCTTTTTTGACTAGTTTCACCCAAACTCACAGTTTAAAGGTAGTTCCTTCATACCTAGGTTGTTCACCATTAGGATTATCTGATTTCTTCCTAAGTGAGCGGATATGTTTAATAGTTTTTGCTTTGATTGGCTTTTAGGAAGGAGAGACATTGCTGTTATAGCTATCCTTTTGAATACCAGCATGAATAGAAAGTTACTCTTTAAGTTGACAGTGCAAAACATTTATCTCAACTCCTTGCAGAG
Proteins encoded in this window:
- a CDS encoding trehalase family glycosidase, giving the protein MNKLQIGIMFLCAVCLSSCSSLSKQDNILTTQKYKWYSDRIVQGNYTGKALSGTALESNYQSPVNLYKPALIHFKFAINGKDNEMPSGQDHSFICKAISGKSETPVIKFGELLKADKQEAEGVILQQSTELTIRLDMREMLKAFNNQGYYVTRTGQKIYKEDFKGVYVAGDADPLIWDFDNLVNHPILQLTDEDGDGIYETRLTLNDTSKQRGGIFRWSLKNDISACPQLKAPTKLENAIYNLALDEMQNAIEKDSTLRTGKEWPGVWTRDVSYSIILSMAYMQPKVSMNSLMRKVNSRGRIIQDTGTGGAWPCSSDRMVWAIAAYEIYKVTGDQQWLKTIYPIIKNSLEDDFETVYNPRNGLMMGESSFIDWREQSYPRWMQPADIYQSECIGTNAVHYQALNVFSHIAKLLGQEEVSGQYAQKALALKEAINKNLWMADKGYYAQYLYGRNNYIKSPKSESLGEALAVLFDVASPEQAKQVTENNPIVPFGAPIFYPQIADMPPYHNNAVWPFVSSYWMHASAKGGNEAGVMQAIGSIYRAAALFCTNKENFVAESGDFLGTQINSSNMLWSLSGNLSITHRLLFGIRFGDNQLSFSPFVPKALKGKRQLTGFPYRNAMLDISLEGYGNRIKSFFIDGKESEPVIDANLTGHHSVKIVMEDNEFQPMKINLVENASSPLMPVVQLNEGKLQWQPIESAVKYEVYKDGKLWKETSDCSILLGDEKGEFQVAAIQKGGFTSFANEPTQIFPSQIYDVEQFSPKSSANYQGYKGDGFVEINKKENTNIEIDITISTEGNYTFDWRYANGNGPTNTENECAIRTLFIDGQKAGVSIFPQRGKHEWSNWGWSNPLQVHLSAGKHKISLTYMPYNENMNLVINQAMLDELRVTKLN
- a CDS encoding SusF/SusE family outer membrane protein translates to MKKIYSILLVLAGCIAFTACSDNLMELNKGEKELALTVTETNVILNENNAAGDGITFNWTTGTNKGTNAAISYSLEIDKAGNNFAKAYYVDLGQQVNSLKYTVENLNEIITKELGVDYNKSVDLEARITATVADANVEVQTAKASFAATTYKPVSSTLYLIGSATPNGFNADNAAAMQRTTNGIFTWSGNLNKGTFKFITTLGSFIPSYNRDATSSDLKLIYRSSFDNPDEQFSIDEAGYYTIKVNLLNLSISVVKSATAVPPYSKLWFVGSFSSWNFVEMTQDPVNPFIFRYGAVFNWNDGGDFKFATVQDWNNMYHPTTANAPYTWTAVKLDDSGDNKWSMTQGQCGKAYKIALDITPGKESMIMTEFTPYAGIYMVGDATPNGWSVDDATAMTAVDAYTFTWTGNLTAGDIKFTCDKQGDWMGAWFMASVDGKALTEGTENITFVDKHIAKNGDIDRKWKVSTAGKYTISLNQLTEKMTVTKN
- a CDS encoding TonB-dependent receptor; protein product: MKKVFQSKSYSCIFLWLLGLFFSVNVFAQQIKVQGQVKAESGEPIIGANVVVKGTTNGTITDVDGHYVLSNVNPKSTLVFSFIGYIPQEQNVAAKSILNIVLQEDSKVLNEVVVIGYGTAKKSDLTGAVGSVGAKDLKDAPVANIGQALQGKVSGVQINDAGAPGDNVTIKIRGLGTINNSNPLVVIDGVPTDLGLSSINMVDVERVDVLKDASATAIYGSRGANGVVLISTKKGKNGKGIIGVTANWNIQDATNVPDMLNAKQYAAYSNDMLGNAGLGTNPAWSDPSTLGVGTNWLDELLKTGVTQNYTLNFSGGDETKHYYISGGLYDQDGIVRNTDYRRYTFQSNTDFKLNNWLKLINNITFSTDNKNSGDYSIANAMYALPTQSIKDENGGWSGPIGNAYWYGDIRNPIGTAETTHNNTKGYNLLANISAEITLAKYLKFKSTFGYDAKFWYENNFTPAYAWKPIAVAESSRFQSSKKSFTYLWDNYFTYDNFFGKHHVSVMAGTSAQNNKYDFISAQKSGFLYDSVSQLGNGSTIKSADGNQDEWAIFSLMARANYDYADKYLLTATVRRDGSSRFGSGHKYGIFPSFSTAWRISQESWFPKTNVIDDLKFRFGYGITGNQEIGNYKFASTYSTGVYSFGGTTVNALSTVTMANPNIHWEEVRQTNLGFDLSMLNRRVYFAVDAYIKNTCDMLVKAAIPITSGFEDTTTTFTNAGKVQNKGVEMTLNTVNFNDAFKWETSITATYNKNKIVDLNSNTPLYESQYNNSYLTIQKVGAPINAFYGYVTGGIFQTSDEVAKHAVQVQGGTAAGDIKFNDLNNDGVINENDRTIIGNPNPDWIFSMNNTFSYKGFDLSIFLQGVEGNDIYNVNAISSEGMSAAYNQTTAVLNRWTGEGTSYSMPRAVYADPNQNCRASNRFIENGSYLRVKNVTLGYTFPQQWIKKMSINSARINMSCENLVTFTNYSGFDPEVAINGIDSSRYPLSRTFSLGLNVNF
- a CDS encoding RagB/SusD family nutrient uptake outer membrane protein, giving the protein MKKIIYSALILMGLTLSSCSDYLDKYPSDAVSTNAKITENIAIALTNACYKPLQSSNLYNMRMWSLDIIGSNSNVGAGGGTDGIETVQAANFTATIDNGFALYIWRSPWVGIAQCNTVLQSVANADINEDIKNRCMGEAYFLRAHYYFILAQLFGGVPVETAPHDASQGTDIARNTLDETYTQIISDCQNAINLLPEKKSYSSTDLGRACKDAACTQLAKVYLVLAPNHTEYYQKVADLCDQVTSMGYDLSGYKYADNFGIKANNGAESIFEIQYTGDTSTDGQSSWLSTFMGPRNSRMVAGGYGWNQPTKEFVDSYETGDLRKDVTVLYSGCPDFNGIAYDPSWSYTGYNVRKFLVSKKDSPETNTNPSNFVVYRYADILLMKAEALNEMSKTTAAEIPLNIVRKRAGLTNISGKSQSDMREVIIHERRMEFAFEGQRWFDLIRIGKNGEYAINYLKSIGKTNVTKERLLLPIPQTEMDSNNAMVQNPGY
- a CDS encoding VOC family protein; its protein translation is MKFSNVRLLVKDYKKCFKFYTEQLGFEPLWGDENGCYASFKVADGIEGFAIFVSDFMAPAVGNVEKTQPIGYREKSMVVFEVENVDDTYRAFLEKGINFINEPTDMPDWGMRVVHLRDPEENLIEFFTPLATQ
- a CDS encoding DUF5131 family protein, giving the protein MNWEPWTGCYKISDGCTYCYFYGPFSKRFGQNNVYKTNEFDKPIAKMTKGIYKIQSGKIVATCFASDFFIAEADEWRSEAWAMIKKRPDLDFLIITKRIDRFNISLPNDWGDGYDNVNIGCTIENQESADYRLPLFLSYPIKRRFIAAAPLLGAIDISAYLDGIEHVTVGGETGREARICNYDWVLDIREQCVKAGKTFWFKNTGSFFKYDDTVQKINPFKQSCVAKEFGINILNGKKLF
- a CDS encoding glycoside hydrolase family 66 protein, producing MRINRTIISLLFVCLIPLNGACSSGEGSTGTGGDTPEQNVTFVTLSTDKACYSPGETVTFTSSSLPSSAKAAYYYLGDKLSEQPLSSTTWNWTAPSTDYRGYMVKVYTTTSDGKETTLGSIAVDVSSDWTQFPRYGFLSNFDDMSTSAINSVITSLKRYHINGLQFYDWQYKHHKPLAGTPDKPDNNWTDIANRNTSLTTVKNYISAAHKAGMKTMFYNLCYGVLSDAASDGAETSWNLYKDRNHSNRDVCSLSAPMFKSSIYLVDPNNTGWQNYLAKQNNDVYSVFDFDGYHIDQLGDRGADYDYNGNAIDMAAGFKTFIQAMKAKHPGKRLVMNAVARYGQQKIAESGNVDFLYNEVWSNDANYSSLKDIIDENTSYGNYKTVFAAYMNYDKANSKGYFNTPGVILADAVMFALGGSHLEMGEHMLGKEYFPNSNLQMDGTLQKAMVSYYDFLTGYENLLRNGGSFSTVDLSCTNGKMNVSAWPPSTGNVSVLAKKVKSKCEVIHLINLSNANYFSWRDLDGSMPEPSLISTPSLRLKESNTIKRIWFASPDIDGGISQEVEFHQSAASVTFKLPSLKYWDMIVVEYQ